The DNA segment GTAGTGTTATTTCCTAATAATTAGCTTTCAGCTGTCAGCTTTCAGCCGTCAGCTTTTAACTACAAGCTTTTAATCTTAAAGCCTGACCTTGTAGTCAGGCTTTTGAGTATTTTAGAAAAAATGTGGCTTAAATTAAAATCAATTTTAAGCGGTTTTTAAAGACTTTTAAGGTTAGTTTTTATATTGCAAACCTTTCAATTTTTCCATTTCTTCACGTGCCTGCCTTGTAGTAAGCGTGCTGCCATCATGACTCCATCCTGGCGGACCAAAAGCGTACAGAAATTTATGTTTCCAGTCAGAAGATTTCTTCATATCGCTCCAAATATTGGCGTATTCGTGAGTTAGTATTACCATAGGATTGTAGGAATTAGGGGGCAGCGTCACTCCAAATTCAATAGCAATACTTTCATCAAGAGGTTTCCAAGTTCCGAAAATACGATCAAAAATATTTAAAAATCCGCCGTGATTTTTATCGAGATATTCGATATTTTTTGCGTGATGTACTTGATGCATAGTGTGCGTATTGAAAATTTTTTCAACCCATCCCAACTTGGGAATATACTGCGAATGCAGTTGAAATTGCCACAACGATTCGATTCCTAAACAGACCAAAATCATTTCGGGTGGAAAGCCAATTGCAGGCATCCATAAATAAAATAAAGGTTTGTAGATAATTGTAAACCAGCCATTTCTCACAGCAGTGCCCAAATTAAAATTGTCAGAAGAATGGTGTACAATGTGTGCCGCCCAGAAAAATCGAACCATGTGATTTTGTCTGTGAAACCAGTAATAACTAAAATCGTCGGCGAGTTGACAGAAAATCCAGACGTACCACGCGTAGGTAAAAGATTGCCAACCCATAATATTCATCCGAACTCCATTAACCACTGGATTAAAAGTTTCGTAAATCCAACTAAAAATTACAATTGCTGAAATGGTTTTGACCAAGGCAGCCACGACCGCCGAGCCTACACCGAGGGCTAAACTGGAAAATAAATCCTTGTAATTGTACAGTTTCTTTCTTTCACTATGCTTGCTGTAAGATAGTTCTAGCAAAATCAGAGCTAAGAAAAAAGGGACGCCGTAAACGAGCGGGTTGGTAAAATCCATTCAAATATTTTTATATTTTTTCTAAGTTAGCTCTTTCAACATAGGCATAACATTAGTATGATTGCTTTAATAAAAGTTTAACGGCGGTGAAAATAATAATATGCGACCTCCTTTTGCCAATCTGAAATAATTAATAGTATAACTTTTAGAGTAGATATCTATAATATTTTTCGGGAAATGACTTTTATATTCGTAAATTGAATTTCAATCTAAAAACAAAAAAAATGACAAATGTTATAGTTCAATTCCGAATTGAAAAAGAGTTAGTTTCAGCGCACGATCCGATTTTTGAGGATTCAGATATTCAGCAAGAAATTATCCAAAGGCTTAAAAATGGTTCTGCAACTTTTGACAAAATGGTGGAGGATGATGCAGACGGGGATATGGACGAGCAGTTATACGAAACGGTGGTGATCAATCACAGACCAACTACATTCATTGATCTG comes from the Flavobacterium ardleyense genome and includes:
- a CDS encoding sterol desaturase family protein, whose translation is MDFTNPLVYGVPFFLALILLELSYSKHSERKKLYNYKDLFSSLALGVGSAVVAALVKTISAIVIFSWIYETFNPVVNGVRMNIMGWQSFTYAWYVWIFCQLADDFSYYWFHRQNHMVRFFWAAHIVHHSSDNFNLGTAVRNGWFTIIYKPLFYLWMPAIGFPPEMILVCLGIESLWQFQLHSQYIPKLGWVEKIFNTHTMHQVHHAKNIEYLDKNHGGFLNIFDRIFGTWKPLDESIAIEFGVTLPPNSYNPMVILTHEYANIWSDMKKSSDWKHKFLYAFGPPGWSHDGSTLTTRQAREEMEKLKGLQYKN